In a single window of the candidate division KSB1 bacterium genome:
- a CDS encoding aldo/keto reductase: MEYVKLGRSGLKVSRICLGTMNFGPYAHERESFAIMDKAFELGINFFDTANVYGWKLGEGVTEQMIGSWCAQRPGRRDQIVLATKVFGKMGEGPNDGRLSAYHICRACEDSLRRLRTDRIDLYQMHHVDPETPWEEIWQAMEQLLQAGKVLYVGSSNFAAWHIVYANAVAAQRHLFGIVSEQSKYNLTVRAIELEMIPMCRALGVGLLPWSPLAGGLLAGVLNESVEGRRAKDDIKKALGKYRVRVERYEAFCAQRGEPPAAVALAWLLHNPAVTSPIIGPRTVDQLASAMRALEIELSAADLAQLDEIWPGPGGPAPEAYAW, from the coding sequence ATGGAGTACGTCAAGCTGGGTCGCAGTGGACTGAAGGTCAGCAGGATTTGCCTTGGCACCATGAACTTTGGGCCGTACGCCCACGAGCGCGAGAGCTTTGCCATCATGGACAAGGCTTTTGAGCTGGGGATAAACTTCTTCGACACGGCCAACGTGTACGGGTGGAAACTTGGCGAGGGTGTCACGGAGCAGATGATTGGTTCGTGGTGCGCGCAGCGCCCTGGTCGCCGCGACCAGATAGTGCTCGCCACCAAGGTCTTTGGCAAGATGGGGGAAGGCCCGAACGACGGCCGCCTTTCTGCCTACCACATCTGCCGCGCCTGTGAGGATAGCCTGCGACGGCTGCGCACCGACCGCATTGACCTCTATCAGATGCACCACGTCGACCCGGAGACGCCGTGGGAGGAGATATGGCAGGCCATGGAACAGCTCCTTCAGGCCGGCAAGGTCCTGTACGTGGGGAGCAGCAACTTTGCCGCCTGGCACATCGTGTACGCGAACGCCGTGGCCGCGCAGCGCCATCTGTTCGGCATCGTTTCTGAGCAGAGCAAGTACAACTTGACGGTGCGCGCCATCGAGTTGGAGATGATCCCCATGTGTCGCGCCTTAGGCGTAGGCCTCCTTCCGTGGAGTCCGCTGGCTGGGGGGCTGTTAGCCGGCGTTCTCAACGAATCGGTGGAGGGGCGCCGCGCCAAGGACGATATCAAGAAGGCGCTGGGCAAGTACAGGGTGCGGGTGGAGAGGTACGAGGCCTTTTGCGCTCAGCGTGGGGAACCGCCTGCTGCCGTGGCGTTGGCCTGGTTGCTGCACAACCCGGCCGTGACCTCGCCCATCATCGGGCCGAGAACCGTGGACCAGCTGGCCTCTGCCATGCGTGCCTTGGAGATTGAACTTTCCGCCGCAGACCTCGCCCAGTTAGACGAGATCTGGCCGGGTCCCGGTGGCCCAGCGCCCGAGGCGTACGCGTGGTGA
- a CDS encoding alpha-amylase family glycosyl hydrolase codes for MNAPRRAKPLAHRSARHLQTHLRATVAAVLLVLSMGCGPQHGPRHAPLVQAERASHWHEGIDWRDEVTYFLLIDRFCDGDTSNNRGRVLASHRLWDGDPTHLAWLKTYQGGDLQGVINKLDYLQQLGVTAIWLSPVYDNSDSSFMGWWAYHGYQPVDFFSVEEHFGTLELLRELVNKAHRRGMKVILDIVCNHVAPDHPWVANPDNWQRRGFRHWFHPHSGKDASTSINDWQDQAQLETRELHGMPDLAQENPHVYEFLLDMSKYWIEQTDCDGFRLDAVKHAPKAFWRKYCDDIHRFAGPDFLLLGEVFEGSVDYLAEYADLGFNALFDIPLYYTLNRVFAQGASVGLLSSHVRTNQARSGKMLLSPLIDNHDVARFSHWAGDDAKRKLSLALTFLLTHEGLPMLYYGTEVALEGAAPVNPSTGESQDYLNRLMMPWERVTGRDADLVAHCRRLLQLRRASLALRQGVTVDLYVDHGVYCYLRALPEEEAMVVLNTSSYEEVRSIPLAGTLFSGHRELVDELSGRSWPVSDDSLRLTMAPRSSYLFRAVAPAGRAAPVHLLPHCPFTERLTKDFRAVRFSCRTASPARSVAVAGDFNGWNPVAHPMEAEDSSRTAWSLVMPLREGRYRYKFVIDGSVWIHDPAAQSQELDPYGGLNSVVVVR; via the coding sequence ATGAACGCTCCGCGCCGAGCCAAGCCATTGGCGCACAGGTCAGCTCGACATCTTCAGACGCACCTGCGGGCCACCGTTGCCGCCGTGCTGCTCGTGCTCTCCATGGGATGCGGCCCGCAGCACGGTCCACGGCATGCCCCACTGGTGCAGGCGGAGCGTGCCTCCCACTGGCACGAAGGCATCGACTGGAGAGATGAAGTGACTTACTTTCTGCTCATCGACCGCTTCTGCGACGGGGACACGAGCAATAACCGCGGTCGCGTCCTGGCCAGCCACCGCCTATGGGATGGCGATCCAACACACCTTGCCTGGCTCAAGACTTACCAAGGGGGCGACCTGCAAGGGGTGATCAACAAGCTCGACTATCTTCAGCAACTGGGTGTGACCGCCATATGGCTGTCACCCGTATACGACAACAGCGACTCGTCTTTCATGGGCTGGTGGGCTTACCACGGCTACCAGCCCGTCGACTTCTTTTCCGTGGAGGAGCATTTTGGCACGCTGGAGCTCTTGCGCGAGCTGGTCAACAAGGCACACCGCCGAGGGATGAAGGTCATCTTGGACATTGTCTGCAATCACGTCGCGCCCGACCACCCCTGGGTCGCCAATCCGGATAACTGGCAGCGACGCGGCTTCCGGCATTGGTTCCATCCCCACAGCGGCAAGGACGCCTCCACCAGCATCAACGACTGGCAGGACCAGGCGCAATTGGAGACGCGCGAGTTGCACGGCATGCCGGACCTTGCCCAAGAGAATCCCCACGTGTACGAGTTTCTCCTGGACATGTCCAAGTACTGGATCGAGCAGACCGACTGCGACGGCTTTCGCCTGGATGCGGTGAAGCATGCGCCAAAGGCCTTCTGGCGCAAATACTGCGACGACATCCATCGCTTTGCGGGGCCCGACTTTTTGCTCTTAGGCGAGGTTTTCGAGGGCAGCGTCGATTACCTTGCGGAATACGCGGACCTGGGGTTCAACGCCCTGTTCGACATTCCCCTCTACTACACCCTCAACCGCGTCTTTGCTCAGGGCGCCTCTGTGGGCCTCCTAAGCTCCCACGTGCGGACCAACCAGGCACGATCCGGGAAGATGCTGCTCTCTCCGCTCATCGATAATCACGACGTTGCCCGCTTCAGCCATTGGGCAGGGGACGATGCCAAGCGGAAGCTTTCCCTGGCCCTCACCTTTCTTCTGACCCACGAGGGCCTGCCCATGCTCTACTACGGCACCGAGGTGGCCTTGGAAGGGGCGGCGCCGGTCAACCCCTCCACCGGCGAGAGCCAGGACTACTTGAATCGTCTGATGATGCCGTGGGAACGAGTCACAGGAAGGGACGCGGATCTGGTGGCGCACTGCCGCCGGCTACTGCAGTTGCGCCGCGCCTCTCTTGCCCTGCGGCAAGGTGTGACCGTGGACCTGTACGTGGACCATGGCGTGTACTGCTACCTGCGCGCCCTCCCCGAGGAGGAGGCAATGGTGGTGCTGAACACCTCGAGCTACGAAGAAGTCAGGTCCATTCCTTTAGCAGGCACTCTTTTTTCCGGACACCGGGAGTTGGTGGACGAGCTCTCGGGCCGGAGCTGGCCGGTGAGCGACGACTCCCTCCGTCTCACGATGGCGCCGCGCAGCTCGTACCTCTTTCGCGCTGTTGCCCCTGCCGGCAGAGCCGCACCAGTTCACCTGCTCCCGCACTGCCCGTTCACCGAACGTTTGACCAAGGACTTTCGAGCCGTGCGCTTTTCCTGCCGAACAGCGAGCCCCGCAAGATCCGTGGCAGTGGCTGGCGACTTTAACGGGTGGAATCCCGTTGCTCACCCTATGGAAGCCGAGGACAGTTCTCGGACTGCGTGGAGCCTGGTCATGCCCTTGCGCGAGGGGCGCTACCGGTACAAGTTCGTGATTGACGGCTCCGTGTGGATCCACGATCCGGCTGCCCAGTCCCAGGAGCTGGACCCCTACGGCGGGCTGAATTCCGTGGTGGTCGTGCGGTAG
- a CDS encoding alcohol dehydrogenase catalytic domain-containing protein, giving the protein MNARGKSSSPLPLPDAPHMHAVLLTGQRTVEVGSVPRPWLREPGQVLLRMAYGGICGSDLHYYRDGRIGDQKVHFPMIVGREGTAEVVEVSDGVRRLRPGQNVVLDPALVCGSCDQCRAGRANTCRALRFLGSPGGPPGCMAEYLVMPESCCYPLPPQVNLRQGVLAEPLAIALHTLRLLGGNPPHTMAILGAGAIGLCLLAVASVKGVRSICVTDPLQWRCEAAMRLGAEWTGSPATDVVREILGAVPGGVEVAAECCGEQAALDQALRLLAPGGKLAIVGIPRTNKVSFDINLLRRKDFSIMNVRRQNACLPEAIALLAGQLHDLALVTHEYPLGEAAGAFAAAAAYEPGIIKSVIYLQ; this is encoded by the coding sequence ATGAACGCGCGTGGTAAGAGTTCATCCCCTTTGCCGCTACCAGACGCACCCCACATGCACGCGGTGCTCTTGACGGGGCAGCGCACCGTGGAAGTGGGCAGCGTTCCTCGGCCGTGGCTCCGCGAGCCTGGCCAGGTGCTCTTGCGCATGGCCTACGGCGGCATCTGTGGCTCGGACCTCCACTATTATCGGGATGGCCGAATCGGCGACCAGAAGGTGCATTTCCCGATGATTGTGGGCCGTGAGGGTACGGCGGAGGTGGTGGAGGTGAGCGACGGGGTGCGCAGACTGCGACCCGGACAGAACGTCGTGCTGGACCCCGCCTTGGTCTGCGGTAGTTGCGACCAGTGCCGCGCCGGGCGGGCCAACACCTGTCGGGCGCTGCGCTTTCTGGGAAGTCCGGGAGGCCCTCCCGGCTGCATGGCCGAGTACCTGGTGATGCCGGAGAGCTGCTGTTATCCGCTCCCACCTCAGGTGAACCTGCGCCAGGGCGTGTTGGCAGAGCCCCTTGCCATTGCCCTGCATACCCTCCGCCTGCTGGGTGGCAATCCCCCGCACACGATGGCCATCCTGGGTGCGGGCGCCATTGGCCTTTGTCTCTTGGCCGTGGCCTCGGTCAAAGGCGTGAGAAGCATCTGCGTCACAGACCCCTTGCAGTGGCGGTGCGAGGCTGCCATGCGCCTGGGTGCCGAATGGACGGGAAGCCCAGCCACGGACGTGGTCAGAGAAATTCTGGGAGCGGTGCCGGGAGGCGTGGAAGTGGCGGCCGAATGCTGCGGTGAACAAGCGGCTCTTGACCAGGCCCTTCGGCTGCTGGCGCCGGGCGGCAAGCTGGCCATCGTTGGCATTCCCCGCACCAACAAGGTGAGCTTTGACATCAACCTTCTCCGCCGCAAGGACTTCAGCATCATGAATGTGCGGCGGCAGAACGCTTGCCTGCCCGAAGCGATAGCGTTGCTCGCCGGGCAGCTCCACGACCTCGCCTTGGTCACTCATGAGTACCCCCTTGGCGAAGCGGCCGGCGCCTTCGCCGCCGCTGCCGCCTACGAGCCGGGCATCATCAAGTCGGTTATTTACCTGCAGTAG
- a CDS encoding DUF2283 domain-containing protein: MKIKVDQQADALYLSLSDRPASRTDEVSPGVLVDYDEQDRVVGIEMLYLSKRAPDVDLRRLLFETVPQAE, translated from the coding sequence ATGAAGATTAAGGTGGACCAACAGGCTGATGCGCTCTACTTGAGCCTGAGCGATAGACCTGCGAGCCGCACCGACGAAGTCTCGCCCGGTGTTCTTGTGGATTACGACGAGCAGGACCGCGTGGTCGGCATCGAGATGTTGTACCTGTCCAAACGAGCACCGGACGTTGATCTGCGGCGCTTGCTGTTCGAAACGGTTCCCCAGGCAGAATAG
- a CDS encoding DUF4258 domain-containing protein, which produces MMDYVLTEHAQDVLRKRQIPLAWMERALGSPEAIEADREDPNLEHRLARIPEHGNRVLRVIINGKRTPPLVVTVFFDRRRTIP; this is translated from the coding sequence ATGATGGACTATGTGCTGACGGAACACGCCCAGGACGTCTTGAGAAAGCGGCAGATTCCGCTCGCCTGGATGGAAAGGGCGTTGGGATCGCCAGAAGCAATCGAGGCTGATCGCGAGGACCCAAACTTGGAACACCGGCTGGCCCGGATTCCTGAGCATGGCAACCGGGTTTTGCGCGTGATCATCAATGGCAAGAGAACACCGCCCCTGGTCGTGACCGTATTCTTTGACCGCAGGAGGACTATCCCATGA
- a CDS encoding spore maturation protein, which yields MLNYIWLALVVIALVVGAVTGKIEAVTQKAFEMANTGVDIALGLIGIMALWLGIMKLAEEAGVVRMLARAIRPISTRLFPDVPPDHPAMGAMVLNLAANWLGLSNAATPLGLKAMEHLQTLNPKKDTATNAMIMFLALNTGSISLIPATMIAVRAKTGAANPWDIIGSTVFSSTFACITAVTVTKVVQSMEGGVGQFVASLRQHAKGIALFALVVVTLAILGGLGLLSAGLALLPPGFFKNALLLLSQWAIPVLLFIIPVLAFVKKVKVYETFISGAKEGFEVAVKIIPYLVGILVAIGMLRASGALDVFVRLLAPVTNLIGMPAEVLPAALMRPLSGSGTLGIITELINTHGVDSFIGRLASTIYGCSETTFYVVAVYFGCVQVTKTRYAVPVGLVADAAGVIAAVFICRVMFL from the coding sequence ATGCTCAACTACATCTGGCTGGCGTTAGTGGTCATCGCTCTGGTGGTGGGTGCGGTCACTGGCAAGATCGAGGCCGTCACGCAAAAGGCCTTTGAGATGGCCAACACCGGGGTCGACATCGCTTTGGGCCTGATCGGCATCATGGCGTTGTGGCTCGGCATCATGAAGCTTGCGGAGGAGGCAGGGGTGGTGCGCATGCTCGCCCGGGCCATCCGCCCGATCAGCACGCGCCTTTTTCCGGATGTGCCGCCTGACCATCCCGCCATGGGGGCGATGGTGCTCAACCTTGCTGCCAACTGGCTCGGGCTGAGCAATGCAGCCACGCCCCTGGGCCTCAAGGCCATGGAGCACTTGCAGACGCTCAACCCGAAGAAGGACACCGCCACCAATGCCATGATCATGTTCTTAGCCCTGAACACGGGCAGCATCTCGTTGATTCCCGCCACCATGATTGCCGTGCGGGCCAAGACCGGCGCCGCTAATCCCTGGGACATCATCGGCAGCACGGTCTTTTCCTCCACCTTCGCCTGCATCACTGCCGTCACGGTTACCAAAGTCGTGCAGAGCATGGAAGGAGGCGTGGGGCAGTTCGTCGCCAGCCTCCGGCAGCATGCTAAGGGGATCGCCCTCTTTGCGCTGGTGGTCGTGACCTTGGCCATTCTGGGCGGGCTGGGCCTGCTCAGCGCCGGGCTTGCCCTCCTGCCCCCGGGGTTTTTCAAGAACGCACTGCTCCTTCTTTCCCAGTGGGCAATTCCCGTGCTTCTGTTTATCATTCCGGTGCTCGCCTTCGTGAAAAAGGTCAAGGTCTACGAAACCTTCATTAGCGGTGCCAAGGAGGGCTTTGAGGTCGCCGTCAAGATCATCCCCTACCTGGTGGGCATCCTTGTGGCCATCGGCATGCTGCGGGCGTCGGGGGCGCTGGACGTCTTTGTCCGGCTGCTGGCGCCGGTGACCAACCTCATCGGCATGCCGGCCGAGGTACTTCCGGCAGCTCTCATGCGACCTCTGTCCGGCAGCGGCACATTGGGCATCATCACCGAGCTCATCAACACGCACGGAGTGGACTCTTTCATCGGCAGGTTAGCCTCGACCATCTACGGATGCAGTGAGACGACCTTTTACGTCGTGGCGGTGTACTTTGGGTGTGTGCAAGTGACCAAGACGCGGTATGCGGTGCCAGTGGGGCTGGTGGCGGACGCCGCAGGCGTGATTGCCGCCGTGTTCATCTGCCGGGTAATGTTTCTCTAA
- a CDS encoding phosphoribosylaminoimidazolesuccinocarboxamide synthase: protein MGSVKDLKVVAPPKERQPGTGIFVFSDRYSVFDWGEMPDHIAHKGEALCLIGAYFFEKAEAMGMATHYRGLVQNGRTFRLAELSAPAKAMEVALLNVVQPTLTGNVYDYSAYGPHLCNILLPLEVIFRNTLPPGSSVFKRLQQGSLTLAELGLTHPPQPGQVLDAPILDVSTKLERTDRYLSWAEAQRIAGLSDQELAELRTAASRLDEMITAEAQRMGLVHEDGKVEFGLDDQRRLIVVDVIGTPDECRFTMDGVPVSKEVARVFYRKTAWFEEVDAAKKHDPIGWEAAVHADPPPLPPRLAELISFVYQGFCSELTGRRWFDCPPLAKTVAEIRSMLG, encoded by the coding sequence GTGGGAAGCGTGAAGGACTTGAAGGTTGTGGCCCCACCGAAGGAGCGCCAACCTGGAACGGGGATCTTTGTCTTTTCCGACCGCTATTCAGTGTTCGACTGGGGGGAGATGCCGGACCACATTGCGCACAAGGGCGAGGCCCTGTGTCTGATCGGTGCCTATTTCTTCGAAAAGGCCGAGGCAATGGGAATGGCCACCCACTATCGGGGCCTGGTGCAGAATGGGCGCACGTTTCGTCTGGCCGAGCTGTCCGCTCCCGCGAAGGCCATGGAGGTGGCCCTCCTCAACGTCGTCCAGCCAACGCTCACGGGCAATGTCTACGACTATTCCGCGTACGGCCCCCACCTGTGCAATATCCTCCTCCCTCTTGAGGTCATCTTTCGCAATACTCTCCCGCCGGGGTCGAGCGTCTTCAAGCGACTGCAGCAGGGCAGCCTCACCCTGGCTGAGCTCGGCTTGACTCACCCACCGCAGCCGGGGCAGGTCCTGGACGCGCCCATTCTCGATGTGTCCACCAAGCTGGAAAGAACCGACCGCTACCTCTCCTGGGCCGAGGCACAACGAATAGCGGGGCTGAGCGACCAGGAGCTTGCGGAGCTGCGCACCGCCGCCTCGCGCCTAGACGAAATGATCACTGCCGAAGCACAACGCATGGGACTGGTGCACGAGGATGGCAAGGTGGAATTCGGTCTTGATGACCAGCGCCGCCTCATAGTGGTGGACGTGATCGGCACCCCTGACGAATGCCGCTTCACCATGGACGGCGTGCCGGTGAGCAAGGAAGTAGCGCGCGTCTTCTACAGGAAAACCGCCTGGTTTGAAGAGGTGGATGCGGCAAAGAAGCACGATCCCATTGGCTGGGAGGCGGCAGTCCACGCGGACCCTCCGCCACTTCCTCCACGTTTGGCTGAGCTCATCTCCTTCGTCTACCAGGGCTTCTGCAGCGAGTTGACCGGGCGCCGGTGGTTCGACTGCCCGCCGCTGGCGAAGACCGTGGCGGAGATTCGCAGCATGCTTGGCTAG